The Gammaproteobacteria bacterium DNA window CCCTATAGCGATGTCGATTCGATTCGTGAGGGGTTAGTGAAGCAACTTTGTTCACCTGTGCAATGGGTTAAAACGATCCAAGCTTTCTCCAAATTGGGGGTTTTATCTGTGATAGAATGCGGTCCCGGTAAAGTATTAACCGGGCTTAATAAGCGGATTAATAAAGATTTAGAATTAATGTCTACTGCTGAAATAGGACAGTTTGATGCAGTGCTAAAACGTATGCATGAGGGCTAAATGATGTCGGCTAACACTGTATTAAAAAATAAAATAGCTTTAGTGACAGGCGCAAGCCGAGGCATTGGGCATGGCATTGCTTTGGCCTTAGGAAATGCCGGTGCGACAGTGCTTGGTACCGCAACGACTGCAGCAGGTGCAGACCGGATTTCGAAAGTATTGAAAGACGCCGGTATCGTAGGGCGGGGTTACGCTTTAAATGTCACTTCTCAAGCTTCGATTGATGAGCTAATGGAACAGATTAAAGCTGACTTTGGTCCTATTCAAATCCTGGTTAATAACGCGGCGGTTACGCAAGACAATCTTTCATTGCGCATGAAAGAAGATGAGTGGTTACAAGTTATTGATACGAATCTCAATGCCATTTTTCGTCTTAGCAAGGTTTGTATGCGTGACATGATCAAAGGGCGGTTTGGGCGTATCATTTCAATTGGCTCAGTCGTGGGTTCGACGGGCAACCCGGGTCAAGCTAATTATTGTGCGTCTAAAGCCGGTGTCGTCGGATTAAGTAAAGCGATCGCTCTTGAAGTGGGATCGAGAAATGTGACGGTGAATGTTGTTGCGCCAGGCTACATTGCGACTGATATGACTAATATTTTATCTGAGGAACAAAGGACAGCTATATTCGACCGTATCCCAATGAAGCGCCCCGGTAGCATCGAAGATGTTGCTGCAGCGGTGGTATTTTTAGCCAGTGAATCAGCTGGATATATTACTGGTCAAACTTTGCACGTTAACGGCGGGATGTACATGAATTAAATTCCAACTTGCAAGTTGATGGTTTTTGAATAAACTAGCACAAATTATATTCTGCCAAGAATTGTTCCAGCCCAATTTATTTTAAGAGGATTTTTTATGACGATGAAAGAAAGCGAAATTGAAACACGCGTGAAAAAGATTGTAGTAGAGCAATTAGGCGTTAAAGAAGATGAAGTTACGGTGGATGCATCTTTTGTTGACGATTTAGGGGCAGATTCCTTAGATACCGTTGAATTAGTTATGGCCTTAGAAGAAGAATTCGAAACAGAAATTCCTGATGAAGAAGCAGAAAAAATTGTCACCATTAAAGATGCTGTGAAATATATTGTAAGCCGTGCGGAAAAAGAAGGTAAAACGGGCTAGGTGATTGAGAAGGTAATGGTTAGGTCTTGGATTACTATGTTTCCCCCAATATTAGCTACCTCCTCCTTGGAGCTTATAGGTGGAGAAAAGCGTAGTCATCCAGGACCTGCTACCATCTTCGTGCAACAATTAAAAGTTTCAAAGAGGGCAGACATTTGAGTAAGCGTCGTGTAGTGGTAACAGGGTTAGGCATGGTAACGCCTGTAGGCAATACGGTCGAAGAAAGTTGGAAGGCTATTTTAGCAGGCCAAAGTGGTGTTACAGCGATTGAACATTTTGATGCAACCGATTTAACTTGCCGGATTTGTTCGCATGTCAAAAACTTTGATGCAACGCTCTATATGCCTGAAAAGGAAATGCGTAAACGCGATGTTTTTGTTCAATATGGCATGGCAGCTGCTGTGCAAGCCATTGCAGATTCTAAATTAACAGTAAATGATTCAAATGCAGATCGCATTGGTTTTGCGATTGGTTCAGGAATAGGTGGCTTACCCAGCATTGAAAAACACCATGAAACTTTATTAAATTCGGGTCCTCGCAGGATTTCACCTTTCTTTATCCCTGGCGCCCTCATCAATATGATTGGTGGTAACCTCTCTATTCAATACGGCATGAAGGGACCTAATATTGCTCTTGTTTCTGCTTGTACAACAGGAACTCATAATATCGGTCAAGCATTCCGCACTATCCTTTATGGGGATGCGGATGTAATGATCGCTGGCGCTTCTGAAATGGCTACAACAAAACTTGGTATTGCAGGTTTTGCTGCAATGCGAGCCCTTTCTACGCGCAACGATGAACCAGGCAAAGCAAGTCGACCTTGGGATAAAGATCGTGATGGATTTGTCTTAGGTGATGGTGCAGGCATATTAGTTTTGGAAGAGTATGACCATGCCAAAGCACGCGGCGCTCATATTTATGCCGAAGTGATTGGTTTTGGAATGAGTGCAGATGCTCACCATATGACTTCCCCGGATCCGAATGGCGCGGGCGCTGCATCTTCAATGAAGTCCGCCTTACAAGATGCTGGAATTGCACCGCAAGTAGTCGATTATATTAATGCGCATGGTACTTCAACGCCGCTTGGTGATGAGCTAGAAGTGTTAGGCATTAAAAACACGTTTGGTGAACATGCAAAAGCTTTAGCAGTTAGTTCTACAAAATCTATGACGGGACATTTATTGGGTGCTGCGGGTGCAGTGGAAGCTATATTTTCGATTCTCGCGATTCGGGATCAAGTTGCACCGCCTACAATTAATCTTGATCATCCGAGTGAAGGTTGTGATTTAAACTTTGTTCCGCATCATGCACAGCCTATGAAAATTGATGTTACTTTATCAAACTCCTTTGGATTTGGTGGAACCAACGGTACATTAATCTTTAGAAAAGCTGATTGAAATGTGACTCAGATTGAATGAGTAAAAGTAAATCTTACTTATATAAATAATTGAGAGTAAGTATACACCACGTAATATCCCATCTGTATGCTTCTACGCTAAGGATGTGCTGATGATGATTGCTGAAGGTTTCCCGCGTCGTTTTGCTCTTCTCGTTTTACTCGGACTTGCAATGTTAGTCAGTGCAGTTTTTATTACCTTATCAACCTCACGCGTTAAACCAAAAGAAGGTTTAATTTTTTATCTTCGTCCTGGTTTATCTCACAAGCAATTCGTTAATGAATTGGCGGATAAAAATATTGTCTCTTCCACTATTTTTAAAATCTTTGTGGAGTTACAAAGTCAGGTTCAACTTAAAACGGGAGAATATCTACTTCCGGAAGGTGCAAGCGCGTGGCAAATCTGGCGCCAAGTCACCACAGGAACGGGACACTATTATCGATCTTTCACTATTATTCCAGGTTGGTCATTTGCACAGTTACGCTTGGAACTCGCGAAAACTGAAAGCTTACGTCAACTTACTAAGGATCAACCCGAAGAAGTGATCATGGACCGCCTTGGTGGTAGTTATCAGCAAGCAGAGGGCGTGTTTTTTCCCGAAACTTATCTCTATACACGCGGCATTGCTGATTTGGTTATTTTAAAGCGTGCTTATGATTTAATGCAGCTACGCTTACAAGAAGCCTGGGCTACAAAAGATTCAGGTTTACCTTATCAAAATGCTTATCAAGCCTTAGTGGCTGCATCACTCATTGAAAAGGAAGCTTACCTTGATACAGAACGTCCTCTCATTGCTTCCGTACTCATTAATCGCTTGAGGAAAGGTATGCTTTTACAATTTGACCCCACTGTCATTTATGGGTTGAAAGAACGATACCAAGGGCATATTACTAAGGCGGATTTGATGGACCCCAATCTTTACAACACTTATATCCATAAAGGCTTGCCACCTACGCCCATTGCTATGCCGAGCTATGATTCAATTTACGCAGCCTTGCATCCTGCGAAAACAAATTATCTTTATTTCGTAGCAAAGGGTGATCACAGTCATCAATTTTCAACTACGTTAGCTGCACATCTTGCAGCGGTTAATTTTGCCAATAAAAAA harbors:
- the fabG gene encoding 3-oxoacyl-ACP reductase FabG; the encoded protein is MSANTVLKNKIALVTGASRGIGHGIALALGNAGATVLGTATTAAGADRISKVLKDAGIVGRGYALNVTSQASIDELMEQIKADFGPIQILVNNAAVTQDNLSLRMKEDEWLQVIDTNLNAIFRLSKVCMRDMIKGRFGRIISIGSVVGSTGNPGQANYCASKAGVVGLSKAIALEVGSRNVTVNVVAPGYIATDMTNILSEEQRTAIFDRIPMKRPGSIEDVAAAVVFLASESAGYITGQTLHVNGGMYMN
- the acpP gene encoding acyl carrier protein, with product MKESEIETRVKKIVVEQLGVKEDEVTVDASFVDDLGADSLDTVELVMALEEEFETEIPDEEAEKIVTIKDAVKYIVSRAEKEGKTG
- the fabF gene encoding beta-ketoacyl-ACP synthase II → MSKRRVVVTGLGMVTPVGNTVEESWKAILAGQSGVTAIEHFDATDLTCRICSHVKNFDATLYMPEKEMRKRDVFVQYGMAAAVQAIADSKLTVNDSNADRIGFAIGSGIGGLPSIEKHHETLLNSGPRRISPFFIPGALINMIGGNLSIQYGMKGPNIALVSACTTGTHNIGQAFRTILYGDADVMIAGASEMATTKLGIAGFAAMRALSTRNDEPGKASRPWDKDRDGFVLGDGAGILVLEEYDHAKARGAHIYAEVIGFGMSADAHHMTSPDPNGAGAASSMKSALQDAGIAPQVVDYINAHGTSTPLGDELEVLGIKNTFGEHAKALAVSSTKSMTGHLLGAAGAVEAIFSILAIRDQVAPPTINLDHPSEGCDLNFVPHHAQPMKIDVTLSNSFGFGGTNGTLIFRKAD
- the mltG gene encoding endolytic transglycosylase MltG, with amino-acid sequence MMIAEGFPRRFALLVLLGLAMLVSAVFITLSTSRVKPKEGLIFYLRPGLSHKQFVNELADKNIVSSTIFKIFVELQSQVQLKTGEYLLPEGASAWQIWRQVTTGTGHYYRSFTIIPGWSFAQLRLELAKTESLRQLTKDQPEEVIMDRLGGSYQQAEGVFFPETYLYTRGIADLVILKRAYDLMQLRLQEAWATKDSGLPYQNAYQALVAASLIEKEAYLDTERPLIASVLINRLRKGMLLQFDPTVIYGLKERYQGHITKADLMDPNLYNTYIHKGLPPTPIAMPSYDSIYAALHPAKTNYLYFVAKGDHSHQFSTTLAAHLAAVNFANKKAKVVKPQESYFNRKIINQRLDKILAKKRVGIG